From Sporosarcina sp. Marseille-Q4943, the proteins below share one genomic window:
- a CDS encoding ABC-F family ATP-binding cassette domain-containing protein: MIAVSNVSLQFGDRKLFEDVNIQFNPGHCYGLIGANGAGKSTFLKILSGELEPQTGNVIMNKDERLAVLKQNHFEYEENEVLDTVIRGHQRLYDIMTEKNAIYMKEDFSDEDGMRAAELEGEFAELNGWEAESEAAILLQGLGIPESLHHVKMSELSGSEKVKVLLAQALFGKPDVLLLDEPTNHLDLKAIQWLEEFLIDFENTVIVVSHDRHFLNKVCTQIADLDFSKIQLYPGNYDFWYESSQLALRMAQDQNKKKEEKIKELQAFVARFSANASKSKQATSRKKALEKIELDDIKPSSRRYPFVNFQIGREIGNDVLSVKDLSKTQDGKVMLKDVTFTMNKEDKIILLGNPLAKTALLQILAEEAQPDSGTFKWGITTSRSYFPLDNSKYFEGSESSLVEWLRQYSPEDQTETFLRGFLGRMLFSGEEVKKKPSVLSGGEKVRCMLSKMMLNNANVLLLDEPMNHLDLESIQALNNGLIAFKGAMVFTSHDQQFIQTVANRIIEIREDGTIFDKMMQYDEYLEWREQQAVSN; encoded by the coding sequence ATGATAGCAGTCAGTAATGTAAGTCTTCAATTCGGTGACCGCAAACTGTTTGAAGATGTGAATATACAGTTCAACCCAGGTCATTGTTATGGATTGATCGGAGCAAATGGAGCCGGTAAATCGACATTCCTTAAAATTTTGTCGGGTGAGCTTGAACCTCAAACAGGTAACGTCATCATGAACAAAGATGAGCGTTTGGCAGTTCTAAAGCAAAATCACTTCGAGTATGAAGAAAATGAAGTGCTCGATACGGTCATTAGAGGACATCAACGTCTATATGATATTATGACCGAGAAAAATGCAATCTATATGAAAGAGGATTTCTCTGACGAGGATGGCATGCGCGCGGCAGAACTCGAAGGAGAGTTTGCTGAGTTGAATGGATGGGAAGCTGAATCGGAAGCCGCTATCCTTCTGCAAGGACTAGGCATTCCAGAAAGTCTCCATCATGTCAAAATGTCTGAGCTAAGCGGTTCGGAAAAAGTGAAAGTGCTCCTTGCACAGGCGTTATTTGGAAAACCTGATGTCTTGCTGCTGGATGAGCCGACAAACCACTTGGACTTGAAAGCAATTCAATGGTTGGAAGAATTCCTTATCGATTTTGAGAATACCGTCATCGTCGTATCGCATGACCGTCACTTCCTGAACAAGGTTTGTACACAAATTGCCGACCTTGACTTCTCGAAGATCCAGCTATACCCAGGAAACTATGATTTCTGGTACGAGTCCAGCCAATTGGCGTTAAGAATGGCTCAAGACCAAAACAAGAAAAAAGAAGAAAAGATTAAAGAACTACAAGCGTTCGTCGCACGCTTCAGTGCGAACGCTTCAAAATCGAAACAAGCAACTTCCCGTAAAAAAGCACTCGAAAAAATTGAGTTGGATGATATTAAGCCTTCTTCACGCAGATATCCGTTCGTCAACTTCCAAATCGGACGTGAAATTGGTAATGATGTGCTTAGCGTAAAAGATCTATCCAAAACTCAAGATGGCAAAGTAATGTTGAAAGACGTCACTTTTACAATGAATAAAGAGGATAAGATCATACTATTGGGCAACCCTCTCGCGAAAACGGCCCTGTTACAAATTCTTGCCGAAGAGGCACAGCCAGATTCAGGAACTTTCAAATGGGGCATCACGACTTCCCGCTCCTACTTCCCTCTTGATAACAGCAAGTATTTCGAGGGGTCTGAATCATCATTGGTGGAATGGTTGCGTCAATACTCACCTGAAGACCAAACTGAAACATTTTTACGTGGTTTCCTCGGCCGTATGCTTTTCTCCGGAGAAGAAGTTAAAAAGAAACCATCTGTTTTATCGGGTGGAGAAAAAGTCCGTTGCATGCTATCCAAGATGATGTTGAATAATGCCAATGTCCTTTTGCTTGATGAGCCAATGAACCACTTGGATTTGGAATCAATTCAAGCATTGAATAATGGATTGATTGCTTTTAAAGGAGCTATGGTCTTCACTTCTCATGACCAGCAGTTCATACAGACAGTCGCGAATCGAATCATTGAAATTCGTGAAGATGGTACGATTTTCGATAAAATGATGCAATACGACGAATATCTTGAATGGAGAGAGCAACAAGCTGTTTCCAACTAA
- a CDS encoding CynX/NimT family MFS transporter, translating to MSQRTLKHNTILLLVTIFIIAVNMRPAITSIGPMLDIIRDDLSLTNAKVSLLTALPVFCMGLFASFAPLLNRKLGLTRSMYLMLFVVGIMTALRGFYSNYVPLIFSAIIIGIAIAVMGPLLSAMIKQTFPERATSVIGVYSFGMGVGSSLGAGLTAIFFESTGSYPFALGIWAVLAIAAILFWRLSVQGEINLQHEEGEKAGKSNAHGASPWRKKKAWLYLLFFGLQASSFFCIITWIVPLATDAGMSLVQASTLLSVMMTLQIFLNLVFPMVYERFPNRRFWLLLFLTMGLIAFGLFWTGEYALMWVSSIFMAIPLAGLFPIALLFPLDATETPEDTNEWTAMMQTGGYLIAGFLPLLIAMVYDWTGDHHNTLLIFMGLFVSMIVLTFMIGDREQNVE from the coding sequence ATGTCACAACGTACTTTGAAACATAACACGATTTTACTTCTCGTTACCATTTTTATCATAGCGGTCAATATGAGGCCGGCTATAACGTCAATTGGTCCGATGCTTGATATCATTCGTGACGACCTTTCCCTAACTAACGCAAAAGTGAGTCTGTTAACGGCTTTGCCGGTCTTTTGCATGGGACTGTTCGCGTCGTTTGCTCCATTGCTCAATCGCAAGCTGGGACTGACACGCTCCATGTATCTCATGCTCTTTGTCGTCGGTATTATGACAGCACTGAGAGGCTTTTATTCGAATTATGTTCCCTTGATCTTCTCAGCAATTATTATCGGGATCGCAATAGCTGTCATGGGGCCGCTCCTGTCTGCAATGATCAAACAAACTTTTCCCGAACGGGCGACAAGTGTCATCGGCGTCTATTCCTTCGGCATGGGAGTCGGTTCTTCACTAGGAGCGGGTCTCACTGCCATCTTTTTCGAATCCACCGGTTCGTACCCATTCGCACTTGGCATTTGGGCAGTGTTAGCGATCGCAGCAATTTTATTCTGGAGACTTTCGGTGCAAGGGGAAATTAATCTGCAGCATGAAGAAGGGGAGAAGGCGGGAAAGAGCAATGCACATGGCGCGTCACCTTGGCGCAAGAAAAAAGCTTGGCTGTACTTGCTCTTTTTCGGGCTGCAAGCATCAAGTTTCTTCTGCATCATTACGTGGATCGTACCACTGGCGACTGATGCAGGAATGTCACTCGTGCAAGCAAGTACGCTTTTGAGTGTGATGATGACACTGCAGATCTTCTTAAATCTCGTATTTCCAATGGTATATGAACGCTTTCCGAATAGAAGGTTTTGGCTGCTGTTATTTTTAACGATGGGTTTGATCGCGTTCGGCTTGTTTTGGACTGGAGAGTATGCACTAATGTGGGTGAGTTCCATTTTCATGGCAATCCCTCTTGCCGGTCTGTTTCCAATTGCGCTGTTATTTCCATTGGATGCGACGGAAACACCTGAGGATACAAATGAGTGGACTGCAATGATGCAGACGGGCGGCTATCTCATCGCAGGATTTTTGCCGTTATTAATTGCAATGGTCTACGACTGGACTGGTGATCATCATAATACATTGTTGATTTTCATGGGATTGTTCGTTTCAATGATTGTTCTCACATTCATGATCGGTGACCGGGAGCAGAATGTGGAATAG